In Gemmatimonadaceae bacterium, a single genomic region encodes these proteins:
- the aspS gene encoding aspartate--tRNA ligase, which translates to MNDNHLATTLRTHLCGALRASDVSQRVRLGGWVHRNRDLGGLTFVDLRDRAGIVQVSFDPKHCAQEVCAAAAALGPETVVVIEGEVVARPEAMKNPELDTGEVEVRGTTLTIVGPATPPAIPVARARNENLAAEELRLRHRFLDLRRPELQENIILRHRLMQATRRYLSESGFFEIETPILTKPTPEGARDYLVPSRVHAGEFYALPQSPQLYKQLLMVSGFDRYFQIARCFRDEDLRQDRQPEFTQIDIEASFVQAEDILRLSEGLVGALWREAGFEIPVTFPRMTYAEAMDRYGSDRPDTRYGLEIFDASDVFRATDYAIAKAALDAGGRVRGIRVPGGATLSRKQVDELEGEAKKAGAAGLLRLKFVNGALDGPVAKFLPEGANQQLSLAEGELALFVAGPDRVSNPALDRVRQDVARRLNLVPDSVLSFLWVMDFPMFERDPVTGALGAVHHPFTSPMPADVPLLDSAPERARAQAYDCVLNGTELGGGSIRISDPRLQGRIFSLLGIDEATAAARFGFLLEGLRAGAPPHGGIAFGFDRIAMQLAHAGSLRDVIAFPKTTAARALFEGAPSPVPAEDLTELHITVTDTKA; encoded by the coding sequence ATGAACGACAACCATCTCGCAACGACCCTGCGCACGCATTTGTGCGGAGCGCTCCGCGCCTCCGACGTGAGCCAGCGTGTGCGCCTCGGCGGTTGGGTCCACCGCAATCGCGACCTCGGCGGACTCACGTTCGTCGATCTGCGCGATCGCGCGGGAATCGTGCAGGTGTCGTTCGATCCGAAGCACTGCGCGCAGGAGGTCTGCGCGGCGGCGGCGGCGCTCGGGCCCGAGACGGTCGTCGTCATCGAGGGCGAAGTCGTCGCGCGTCCCGAAGCGATGAAGAACCCGGAGCTCGACACGGGTGAGGTCGAGGTGCGCGGAACCACGTTGACGATCGTCGGCCCGGCCACGCCGCCGGCGATTCCCGTGGCTCGCGCGCGCAACGAGAATCTCGCCGCGGAAGAGCTGCGCCTGCGACACCGGTTCCTCGACCTGCGCCGTCCCGAGCTGCAGGAGAACATCATCCTGCGCCACCGGCTGATGCAGGCGACGCGGCGCTATTTGAGCGAGAGCGGCTTCTTCGAGATCGAAACGCCCATTCTCACGAAGCCGACGCCCGAAGGGGCACGCGACTATCTGGTGCCGAGCCGCGTGCACGCCGGCGAGTTCTACGCGCTTCCGCAATCGCCGCAGCTGTACAAGCAGCTGCTCATGGTCTCGGGGTTCGACCGCTACTTCCAGATCGCCCGCTGTTTCCGCGACGAGGATCTGCGGCAGGACCGACAGCCGGAGTTCACGCAAATCGACATCGAAGCGTCGTTCGTTCAGGCGGAGGACATTCTGCGTCTGAGCGAGGGGCTCGTTGGTGCTCTATGGCGCGAGGCGGGCTTCGAGATTCCAGTGACGTTCCCCCGGATGACGTACGCCGAGGCGATGGACCGCTACGGGTCGGACCGGCCGGATACGCGGTATGGCCTGGAGATCTTCGATGCGAGCGACGTGTTCCGCGCGACGGACTACGCCATCGCCAAGGCCGCGCTCGACGCCGGAGGACGCGTGCGCGGCATTCGCGTGCCCGGCGGCGCGACGCTGTCGCGCAAACAAGTCGACGAGCTCGAAGGCGAAGCGAAGAAGGCGGGCGCCGCTGGACTGCTGCGGCTCAAATTCGTCAACGGCGCGCTCGACGGGCCGGTCGCGAAATTCCTTCCCGAAGGCGCGAACCAGCAGCTCAGCCTCGCCGAGGGTGAGCTCGCGCTCTTCGTCGCCGGACCGGATCGCGTGTCGAACCCGGCGCTCGATCGCGTGCGGCAGGACGTCGCGCGACGGTTGAATCTCGTTCCGGATTCCGTGCTGAGTTTCTTGTGGGTGATGGATTTTCCGATGTTCGAGCGTGATCCGGTCACGGGCGCGCTTGGCGCGGTGCATCATCCGTTCACGTCGCCGATGCCCGCCGACGTGCCGCTGCTCGACAGCGCGCCGGAACGCGCGCGGGCGCAAGCGTACGACTGCGTGCTGAACGGCACGGAGCTCGGCGGCGGCAGCATTCGTATCAGCGACCCTCGTCTCCAGGGGCGGATCTTCTCGCTGCTCGGCATCGACGAGGCGACGGCCGCCGCGCGATTTGGATTCCTGCTCGAGGGGCTGCGCGCGGGCGCGCCGCCTCACGGCGGCATCGCGTTCGGCTTCGACCGGATCGCGATGCAGCTGGCGCATGCCGGTTCATTGCGCGACGTCATCGCGTTCCCGAAAACGACGGCCGCGCGCGCACTGTTCGAGGGCGCTCCTTCGCCGGTGCCGGCGGAGGACCTGACCGAGCTTCACATCACAGTGACGGACACCAAGGCGTGA
- the rlmN gene encoding 23S rRNA (adenine(2503)-C(2))-methyltransferase RlmN has protein sequence MTTSSPNPSSPAESRVNLLNLTPAAAQAALSAFLERNGEPKYRAAQIARRLWVNPAPRFDQMTELPKALREKLAESFDLPRLEIAARQKSSDGTEKFLFRLADGEAIESVAIPEGDRVTLCISSQAGCALQCAFCATGAMGFSRNLSTFEIAGQVREMRLLDPPIDITNVVFMGMGEPLMNWQAVDRALTLLNDPAGQGIGARHITISTVGVLPGIVALGERPEQFRLAISIHAPSDSLRRELMPINTKYPLADVIRAAKVFDRRVTFEYVMLGGVNDGPEHAIQLAALARECRAFVNLIPLHPGGARGFTPTSPDGIRAFARELRDADVEVAVRKSRGVDIAAACGQLRVERLGRRTPRRPEHDGDIQVA, from the coding sequence ATGACGACGAGCTCCCCGAATCCTTCTTCGCCCGCCGAATCGCGGGTGAACCTGTTGAACCTCACGCCGGCCGCGGCGCAGGCGGCGCTGTCGGCGTTTCTCGAGCGCAACGGCGAGCCCAAGTACCGCGCGGCCCAGATCGCCCGACGACTCTGGGTGAATCCCGCGCCGAGGTTCGATCAGATGACCGAGCTCCCCAAGGCGCTGCGTGAGAAGCTGGCCGAGTCGTTCGATCTGCCGCGCCTCGAGATTGCGGCGCGGCAGAAGTCGTCGGACGGCACCGAGAAGTTTCTCTTCCGTCTCGCCGACGGCGAAGCGATCGAAAGTGTCGCCATTCCCGAAGGCGACCGCGTCACGTTGTGCATCTCGTCGCAGGCCGGCTGCGCGCTGCAGTGCGCGTTCTGTGCGACGGGGGCGATGGGGTTCAGCCGGAACCTTTCGACGTTCGAGATCGCCGGCCAAGTCCGCGAGATGCGACTGCTCGATCCGCCGATCGACATCACCAACGTCGTGTTCATGGGCATGGGCGAGCCGCTCATGAATTGGCAAGCGGTCGACCGCGCCCTCACGCTCCTCAACGATCCAGCCGGTCAGGGAATCGGCGCGCGCCACATCACCATCTCCACCGTCGGCGTGCTGCCGGGGATCGTCGCGCTCGGTGAACGTCCGGAACAGTTTCGCCTCGCGATCTCGATCCACGCGCCGAGCGATTCGCTGCGTCGCGAGCTGATGCCGATCAACACCAAGTATCCGCTCGCCGACGTCATTCGCGCGGCCAAAGTCTTCGACCGGCGCGTGACGTTCGAGTACGTGATGCTCGGCGGCGTGAACGACGGACCGGAGCACGCGATCCAGCTCGCGGCGCTGGCCCGCGAGTGCCGCGCGTTCGTCAACCTGATCCCGTTGCACCCGGGCGGCGCGCGCGGCTTCACCCCGACGAGCCCCGACGGCATTCGCGCGTTCGCGCGAGAGCTGCGCGATGCGGACGTCGAGGTCGCGGTTCGAAAGAGTCGCGGCGTGGACATCGCCGCGGCGTGCGGACAGCTACGGGTGGAGCGCCTCGGCCGGCGGACGCCACGTCGCCCCGAGCACGACGGCGACATCCAGGTAGCGTGA
- a CDS encoding dihydroneopterin aldolase: protein MIRRAGKTAPSGGASDVEITLHAMRFHGLVGILPHERDIPQPIEIDLTVTVAPGEGVIDYRELYALAANAVVGQTSFLEGLAARVAKSALDHSPRIRTARVAVRKPHVALPGPLAYAEVVVERRADA, encoded by the coding sequence GTGATTCGCCGCGCTGGCAAGACCGCGCCTTCCGGCGGCGCGTCCGACGTGGAGATCACGCTCCACGCGATGCGTTTCCACGGGCTCGTCGGCATCCTGCCGCACGAGCGCGACATTCCGCAGCCGATCGAGATCGATCTCACCGTGACGGTGGCGCCCGGAGAAGGCGTGATCGACTATCGCGAGCTCTACGCGCTCGCCGCGAACGCCGTGGTCGGCCAGACGAGCTTCCTGGAAGGACTCGCCGCGCGCGTCGCCAAGTCGGCGCTCGACCACTCGCCGCGGATTCGCACGGCGCGCGTGGCGGTGCGCAAACCGCACGTCGCCCTTCCGGGGCCACTCGCGTACGCCGAGGTGGTCGTCGAGCGGCGAGCCGATGCGTGA
- a CDS encoding HD domain-containing phosphohydrolase, giving the protein MTAPARAPGASPHASDSVSDAQVRRAGRSLIFTLYGALRAVKLYPVENAAVQKALADVTAQARSLFELAGELELRMSGEFIFVNQTRLRLDLDNFASFSHLLALFRGAGIGSITLEPKVEAKDWLIFLSLLQTPSADDPGARFDQLIQKLAGAGVTAFTLTPPTDHNDDDLEKNKERAKRTYAQSVAATRDLMTSVRMGASANIKKVKRVVQGIVDQILNEETSLIGLTTLRDYDEYTFTHSVNVCIFSVALGKRLGLTKLQLYDLGMAALFHDIGKSRVPQGLLTKADGLTEAEWVQMAAHPWLGVFALFQVRGMQELPYRSMVVAYEHHMKIDLSGYPRTTHARKMGVFSKIVAIADSFDAATSRRVYQTVPWSPAEVMREMRDNPRRGMDAVILKAFINLTGVYPVGTLVVLDTFELAIVHAVNPIADMLSRPIVRIIADALGNLSHPGVLADLADRNADGVYLRTIIKTEDPQRYGIRIGDYFV; this is encoded by the coding sequence ATGACGGCGCCGGCACGCGCACCGGGCGCGTCCCCGCACGCCAGCGATTCGGTCAGCGACGCACAGGTCCGCCGCGCCGGGCGCAGCCTCATCTTCACTCTGTACGGCGCGCTGCGGGCGGTAAAGCTCTATCCCGTCGAAAACGCCGCGGTGCAAAAGGCACTCGCCGACGTGACCGCCCAGGCACGGTCGCTATTCGAGCTGGCCGGAGAGCTCGAGCTGCGCATGTCGGGCGAGTTCATCTTCGTGAACCAGACTCGCCTACGCCTCGACCTCGACAACTTCGCGAGCTTCAGCCACCTCCTCGCGTTGTTCCGCGGCGCCGGCATCGGCAGCATCACGCTCGAGCCAAAGGTCGAAGCCAAGGACTGGCTGATCTTTCTTTCGCTGTTGCAGACGCCGAGCGCGGACGATCCGGGGGCGCGGTTCGACCAGCTCATTCAAAAGCTCGCCGGCGCCGGCGTGACGGCGTTCACGCTCACGCCGCCGACCGATCACAACGACGACGACCTCGAGAAGAACAAAGAACGCGCGAAGCGCACCTACGCGCAGTCGGTCGCCGCGACGCGCGACCTCATGACATCGGTGCGCATGGGCGCCAGCGCGAACATCAAGAAGGTGAAGCGCGTGGTGCAGGGAATCGTCGATCAGATCCTGAACGAGGAGACCTCGCTCATCGGGCTGACGACGCTGCGCGACTACGACGAGTACACGTTCACCCACAGCGTGAACGTCTGCATTTTCTCCGTCGCACTCGGCAAGCGGTTGGGGCTTACCAAGCTCCAGCTGTACGACCTCGGCATGGCCGCGCTCTTTCACGACATCGGCAAGTCGCGCGTGCCGCAGGGATTGCTGACCAAAGCCGACGGCCTCACGGAAGCGGAATGGGTGCAGATGGCCGCCCACCCGTGGCTCGGCGTGTTCGCGCTCTTTCAGGTCCGCGGAATGCAGGAGCTGCCGTACCGCTCGATGGTCGTTGCGTACGAGCACCACATGAAGATCGACCTGAGCGGATATCCGCGGACGACGCACGCGCGGAAGATGGGCGTGTTCAGCAAGATCGTCGCGATCGCGGACAGCTTCGACGCGGCGACGTCGCGGCGCGTGTACCAGACGGTTCCATGGAGCCCGGCCGAAGTGATGCGCGAGATGCGCGACAATCCACGGCGCGGCATGGACGCCGTGATCCTCAAAGCGTTCATCAACCTGACCGGCGTGTACCCGGTCGGCACGCTGGTCGTCCTCGACACGTTCGAGCTGGCGATCGTGCACGCGGTCAATCCGATCGCGGACATGCTCTCGCGCCCGATCGTGCGCATCATCGCGGACGCGCTCGGCAACCTGTCGCATCCGGGCGTGCTCGCCGATCTGGCCGACCGAAACGCCGACGGCGTGTATCTTCGCACGATCATCAAGACCGAAGACCCACAACGGTATGGCATCCGGATTGGCGACTATTTCGTCTGA
- a CDS encoding LytR C-terminal domain-containing protein: protein MSRRWIVAGVAVLMAIGAGGVALSRSNTSSSPPTTPTRAGVVAPESVRVRVQVLNGTRVRGLAHRATTLLRGRGFDVVETGTSSKQTDTTLVIDLSGHPEWAKRVAALFAPARIQTRPDSSRYLDVAVVLGATWRPPAEALHP, encoded by the coding sequence ATGAGCCGCCGCTGGATCGTCGCCGGCGTCGCGGTCTTGATGGCAATCGGCGCGGGCGGGGTCGCGCTCTCGCGGTCCAATACGTCCAGTTCTCCGCCGACAACTCCCACGCGAGCGGGCGTCGTCGCGCCGGAAAGCGTTCGCGTCCGCGTGCAGGTCCTCAACGGCACGCGCGTACGCGGACTCGCGCACCGAGCGACGACCCTGCTCAGGGGCCGCGGCTTCGACGTCGTCGAAACGGGCACGTCGAGCAAGCAAACGGACACGACGCTCGTGATCGACCTGTCGGGACACCCGGAATGGGCGAAGCGCGTCGCTGCGTTGTTCGCGCCGGCGCGCATTCAGACGCGCCCGGACAGCTCACGCTACCTGGATGTCGCCGTCGTGCTCGGGGCGACGTGGCGTCCGCCGGCCGAGGCGCTCCACCCGTAG
- the ybeY gene encoding rRNA maturation RNase YbeY codes for MSLDVDVSTSGVRSPVAAAKLAAAARAVLRTERVRNALVSVTLVDRPAIARMNRTHLGHRGATDVISFSFSRASTRDAVIGDVYIAPDVARANAAARGVPVREEILRLVVHGTLHVLGHDHPEGATRERSPMWRKQERIVRRLTRTGARR; via the coding sequence GTGAGCCTCGACGTGGACGTGTCCACGTCCGGCGTTCGCTCGCCCGTCGCGGCGGCGAAGCTCGCCGCCGCCGCCCGGGCCGTTCTGCGGACGGAGCGTGTGCGTAACGCGCTCGTTTCCGTGACGCTCGTCGATCGCCCGGCCATCGCGCGAATGAATCGCACGCACCTCGGGCACCGCGGCGCGACCGACGTGATCTCGTTTTCGTTTTCGCGCGCGTCCACCCGCGACGCGGTGATCGGCGACGTGTACATCGCGCCGGACGTCGCGCGCGCGAACGCGGCGGCCCGCGGCGTGCCGGTGCGAGAGGAGATCCTCCGGCTCGTCGTGCATGGAACGCTGCACGTGCTTGGCCATGACCATCCGGAGGGGGCGACGCGCGAACGGTCGCCGATGTGGCGAAAACAGGAGCGGATCGTGCGGCGCCTGACGCGCACCGGGGCACGCCGATGA
- a CDS encoding HD domain-containing protein, protein MTRQASESRLAMPGWACVTEKRMGHIARVVGLLMRWADELEIAESERQTWYDAGLLHDALRDAPEADLRRLSADETREEELLHGPAVANLLESQGNTNAPLLEAVRYHTVGSPHWDRTGRALYMADFLEPGRGFLKSYRAFLAVQVPHDFDGVFRQVLRTRLEHALREGFTLFPETVGLWNEVR, encoded by the coding sequence ATGACACGGCAAGCCAGCGAGTCGCGCCTCGCGATGCCGGGGTGGGCCTGCGTGACGGAGAAGCGAATGGGGCACATCGCCCGCGTGGTCGGATTGTTGATGCGCTGGGCGGACGAGCTCGAGATCGCCGAGAGCGAGCGCCAGACGTGGTACGACGCGGGACTGCTGCACGACGCGTTGCGCGACGCGCCGGAAGCCGATCTGCGGCGGCTCTCCGCCGACGAGACGCGCGAGGAAGAGTTGCTTCATGGACCGGCCGTGGCGAACCTGCTCGAATCGCAGGGCAACACGAACGCGCCGCTGCTCGAAGCGGTGCGTTATCACACCGTCGGCTCGCCGCATTGGGATCGCACGGGACGGGCGCTCTACATGGCTGATTTCCTCGAGCCGGGCCGCGGGTTCTTGAAGAGCTACCGCGCGTTTCTCGCCGTGCAGGTGCCGCACGATTTCGACGGCGTGTTCCGCCAAGTGCTTCGCACGCGGCTGGAGCACGCGCTTCGCGAAGGGTTCACGCTCTTTCCCGAAACGGTGGGGTTGTGGAACGAAGTTCGATGA
- a CDS encoding PhoH family protein: MTDGVVTERLSTEGADPLTLAGVNDGNLVELSRVTGARVTLRGDTLTISGSAELVSRASGIAHRMIEAARQHRDLTPDDILRFGDLVDRHEDEFETPAGPQGGNGTRIALPGVRRVIQPKTPGQTEYLRMIQDNDIVVGIGPAGTGKTYLAVAAAVDALARKRVRRIVLARPAVEAGENLGFLPGDMQAKIDPYLRPLYDALDDMMPFERVQKALEQRVIEVAPLAFMRGRTLGDAFVIVDEAQNATTMQMKMLLTRLGVNSRMVITGDKTQVDLPKREDSGLMQVERILPGIDGIGFHYFTELDVVRHRLVRDIVRAYAADSQV; this comes from the coding sequence GTGACCGACGGCGTGGTGACCGAGCGCCTTTCCACCGAGGGTGCCGACCCGCTCACGCTGGCGGGCGTCAACGACGGCAACCTCGTCGAGCTCTCGCGCGTCACCGGCGCGCGAGTGACGTTGCGCGGCGACACGCTCACGATCTCGGGGTCCGCCGAGCTGGTGTCGCGCGCGAGTGGAATCGCGCACCGGATGATCGAGGCGGCGCGCCAGCATCGCGACCTGACCCCCGACGACATCCTGCGCTTCGGCGACTTGGTGGATCGTCACGAGGACGAATTCGAGACGCCGGCCGGACCGCAAGGCGGCAACGGCACTCGCATCGCGCTGCCCGGCGTGCGCCGCGTCATTCAGCCGAAGACGCCCGGGCAGACCGAGTACCTGCGAATGATCCAGGACAACGACATCGTCGTCGGGATCGGACCGGCGGGAACGGGCAAGACTTATCTCGCCGTCGCCGCGGCCGTCGACGCGCTGGCGCGAAAACGCGTGCGGCGCATCGTCCTCGCGCGGCCCGCGGTCGAAGCGGGGGAGAACCTCGGATTTCTTCCCGGCGACATGCAGGCGAAAATCGACCCGTACCTGCGCCCGCTCTACGACGCGCTCGACGACATGATGCCGTTCGAGCGGGTGCAGAAGGCGCTGGAGCAGCGTGTGATCGAGGTCGCGCCGCTCGCCTTCATGCGCGGACGGACCCTCGGCGACGCGTTCGTCATCGTCGACGAGGCGCAGAACGCCACGACGATGCAAATGAAAATGCTGCTCACGCGTCTTGGCGTGAACTCGCGCATGGTGATCACGGGCGACAAGACACAGGTCGATCTGCCGAAGCGCGAGGATTCGGGGCTCATGCAAGTCGAGCGAATCCTGCCGGGCATCGACGGGATCGGGTTTCACTATTTCACGGAGCTGGACGTGGTTCGCCACCGCCTCGTCCGCGACATCGTTCGCGCGTACGCGGCCGACAGTCAGGTTTGA
- a CDS encoding hemolysin family protein, whose product MIVEIAAWIVGAVATLVASACAAADSALLVSHVSETATVWDAEFADRERDHRALSMARVLAYVVAGAAFAQALRLPLASFPVRFFAIVIAAMLVCIVAEGMGPAIGEADAEASVPRFEPLTRFVSVILSPAVTLGQLIDRALHVVIPPAPPDDEDRETSAEQFREVVAAEAEVSSAEEELIHGVFSLGETEVQEIMVPRVDMVGIEAETPWSETLDRIRSSEHARLPVFRETIDDIVGILYAKDVLPAIVADEEPTNGWGSLVRRATFIPVSKRIDAQLREFQASRTHIAIVSDEYGGTAGLITIEDILEEIVGEIRDEYDVEEPPIEQQGADRFWVSGNVPIDELAERLETDFGVEDVATVGGLVYALFRRVPRSGEWLAHSGFRVVVERVRRRRIERVYFERLEARHAAEIE is encoded by the coding sequence ATGATTGTCGAGATCGCGGCGTGGATCGTCGGCGCGGTGGCGACGCTCGTCGCGTCGGCGTGCGCCGCCGCGGATTCCGCGCTCCTCGTGTCGCACGTTTCGGAGACGGCCACCGTGTGGGACGCGGAATTCGCCGACCGCGAGCGCGACCACCGCGCGCTGTCGATGGCCCGCGTGCTGGCGTACGTCGTCGCGGGCGCGGCGTTCGCCCAAGCGCTGCGACTTCCGCTCGCGTCTTTTCCAGTCCGATTCTTCGCGATCGTCATCGCGGCAATGCTCGTGTGCATCGTCGCCGAAGGCATGGGCCCCGCGATCGGCGAGGCCGACGCGGAGGCCAGCGTGCCGCGCTTCGAGCCGCTCACTCGATTCGTCAGCGTGATTCTGAGCCCGGCCGTGACGCTCGGCCAGCTCATCGACCGCGCGCTCCACGTCGTGATTCCCCCCGCGCCGCCAGACGACGAGGACCGTGAGACGTCCGCCGAGCAGTTCCGAGAGGTCGTCGCCGCGGAGGCGGAAGTCTCGTCGGCCGAGGAGGAATTGATCCACGGCGTCTTTTCGCTCGGCGAGACCGAGGTGCAGGAGATCATGGTCCCTCGCGTGGACATGGTCGGCATCGAAGCCGAAACACCCTGGTCCGAAACGCTGGACCGTATTCGCAGCTCGGAGCACGCGCGATTGCCGGTGTTCCGCGAGACGATCGACGACATCGTCGGGATTCTCTACGCCAAGGACGTGCTGCCGGCCATCGTCGCCGACGAGGAGCCGACGAACGGTTGGGGCTCGCTGGTGCGCCGGGCGACGTTCATTCCCGTCTCCAAACGGATCGACGCGCAGCTTCGCGAGTTTCAGGCGAGCCGTACGCATATCGCCATCGTCAGCGACGAATACGGCGGCACGGCGGGGCTCATCACCATCGAGGACATCCTCGAGGAAATCGTCGGCGAGATCCGCGACGAGTACGACGTCGAGGAACCGCCGATCGAGCAGCAGGGCGCCGACCGGTTCTGGGTGAGCGGCAACGTGCCGATCGACGAGTTGGCCGAGCGTCTCGAGACCGATTTCGGCGTCGAGGACGTCGCCACCGTCGGCGGGTTGGTGTACGCCCTCTTTCGCCGCGTGCCGCGGTCGGGCGAGTGGTTGGCGCACTCCGGGTTTCGCGTCGTGGTCGAGCGCGTTCGACGCCGCCGCATCGAGCGCGTGTACTTCGAGCGGCTCGAGGCCCGCCACGCGGCGGAGATCGAATGA
- the folK gene encoding 2-amino-4-hydroxy-6-hydroxymethyldihydropteridine diphosphokinase has translation MRDVAYIALGSNLGDRDEHLAHARDALAQLPSSRVVAESSIEETAPLGQFDQPMYLNQMVALETSLTPRELLDGLQAIEEREGRTRHRRWDSRTLDLDIVCFDAQTASDPDLEIPHPGLANRAFWQRELAELREKR, from the coding sequence ATGCGTGACGTGGCGTACATCGCGCTGGGCTCGAATCTCGGCGACCGCGACGAGCATCTGGCGCACGCGCGAGACGCCCTGGCTCAGCTGCCGTCCAGCCGCGTGGTCGCCGAGTCTTCGATCGAGGAGACCGCTCCACTCGGCCAATTCGATCAACCGATGTACCTGAACCAGATGGTGGCGCTCGAGACGTCGCTGACGCCCCGCGAACTGCTGGACGGATTGCAGGCGATCGAAGAGCGAGAGGGTCGCACGCGGCATCGTCGTTGGGATTCTCGCACGCTCGATCTGGACATCGTGTGCTTCGACGCACAGACAGCGAGCGATCCCGACCTCGAGATTCCGCATCCGGGGTTGGCGAATCGAGCGTTCTGGCAACGTGAGCTCGCCGAGCTCCGGGAGAAGCGATGA
- the trpA gene encoding tryptophan synthase subunit alpha — MASGLATISSDVIARRFAELRARNRRALVPYITAGYPDEARTIELMRGLEDAGADVIELGLPFSDPMADGPVIQASSQRALELGMNFDRLLDLVGQANVRIPLVLFSYLNPILAAGDDALVRAAQAGMSGLLLTDLPVGADPEREARIGEGPLEFIRLVAPTTPLERMREIGEHGRGFVYLISRLGVTGARDDLPAELPATARRLREATSLPVCVGFGVSRPEQAARVAGIADGVVVGSAIVRAAGETVSQAVALAASLRAAIDAA; from the coding sequence ATGGCATCCGGATTGGCGACTATTTCGTCTGACGTCATAGCCCGTCGGTTCGCCGAGCTTCGCGCGCGGAACCGGCGGGCGCTGGTTCCGTACATCACGGCGGGATATCCCGACGAGGCTCGAACCATCGAGCTGATGCGCGGCCTCGAGGACGCCGGCGCCGATGTCATCGAGCTTGGCCTGCCGTTCTCCGACCCCATGGCCGACGGTCCGGTGATCCAGGCGAGCTCCCAGCGCGCGCTCGAGCTTGGAATGAACTTCGACAGGCTGCTCGACCTCGTCGGGCAGGCGAACGTGCGCATTCCGCTCGTGCTGTTCAGCTATCTCAACCCGATTCTCGCCGCGGGCGACGACGCACTCGTTCGCGCGGCGCAGGCCGGGATGAGCGGGTTGTTGCTGACCGATCTCCCGGTGGGGGCCGACCCGGAACGCGAAGCGCGCATCGGCGAGGGACCGCTCGAGTTCATCCGGCTCGTCGCGCCGACGACGCCGCTCGAGCGCATGCGAGAGATCGGCGAACACGGGCGTGGCTTCGTCTACCTCATCAGCCGGCTCGGCGTGACGGGCGCGCGCGACGATTTGCCCGCCGAGCTTCCGGCGACGGCTCGACGGCTCCGTGAAGCGACGTCGCTCCCCGTGTGCGTGGGCTTCGGCGTGTCGCGTCCGGAGCAGGCGGCGCGCGTCGCGGGAATCGCCGACGGCGTCGTCGTCGGCAGCGCGATCGTCCGCGCGGCCGGAGAAACCGTTTCACAGGCGGTCGCTCTCGCGGCGTCGCTGCGCGCGGCGATCGACGCCGCGTGA